The following proteins are co-located in the Deinococcus metallilatus genome:
- the icd gene encoding NADP-dependent isocitrate dehydrogenase — MTQLSDQHIKVPTQGEKIRMEGGKLVVPSRPVIPFVEGDGTGPDIWRASVRVFDAAVEQAYGREKKIEWMEVYAGEKALEVYGEGEWLPQGTLDAFNEYLFGIKGPLTTPVGTGIRSINVALRQMLDLYACVRPVQYFPGVPSPVKRPQDVDMVIFRENTEDIYAGIEYKAGTPDAIKLRDFLINELGVNKIRFPETSSLGVKPVSQEGTERLVRAAIEYAIQNGRKSVTLVHKGNIMKFTEGGFRDWGYDLAKREFGGVELDGGPWLQLPNGIVIKDVIADNFLQQILLRPTEYDVIATTNLNGDYISDALAAQVGGIGIAPGANINYQTGHAIFEATHGTAPKYAGKDVINPSSVILSGEMMLRYMGWVEAADLILKGLEQTIGQKYVTYDFARNMEGATEVKTSQFADKIIENMRQA, encoded by the coding sequence ATGACCCAGCTTTCCGACCAGCACATCAAGGTGCCCACACAGGGCGAGAAGATTCGCATGGAGGGCGGCAAGCTCGTCGTGCCCTCCCGTCCCGTCATCCCCTTCGTCGAGGGCGACGGCACTGGCCCCGACATCTGGCGCGCCTCGGTGCGCGTGTTCGATGCCGCCGTCGAACAGGCCTATGGCCGGGAGAAGAAGATCGAGTGGATGGAAGTCTACGCGGGCGAAAAGGCGCTGGAGGTCTACGGCGAGGGCGAGTGGCTGCCCCAGGGCACGCTCGACGCCTTCAACGAGTACCTCTTCGGCATCAAGGGGCCGCTGACCACGCCGGTCGGGACCGGCATCCGTTCCATCAACGTCGCGCTGCGGCAGATGCTCGACCTCTACGCCTGCGTGCGCCCGGTGCAGTACTTCCCCGGCGTGCCCAGCCCCGTCAAGCGCCCCCAGGACGTGGACATGGTGATCTTCCGTGAGAACACCGAAGACATCTACGCCGGGATCGAATACAAGGCCGGAACGCCCGACGCGATCAAGCTGCGCGACTTCCTGATCAACGAACTGGGCGTCAACAAGATCCGCTTCCCCGAAACGTCCTCTCTGGGCGTCAAGCCCGTGTCGCAGGAAGGCACGGAGCGGCTGGTGCGCGCGGCCATCGAGTACGCCATCCAGAACGGCCGCAAGAGCGTCACCCTGGTCCACAAGGGCAACATCATGAAGTTCACCGAGGGTGGCTTCCGCGACTGGGGCTACGACCTCGCCAAGCGCGAATTCGGCGGTGTGGAACTCGACGGCGGCCCCTGGCTCCAGCTTCCGAACGGCATCGTGATCAAGGACGTGATCGCGGACAACTTCCTCCAGCAGATCCTGCTGCGCCCCACCGAGTATGACGTGATCGCCACCACCAACCTCAACGGCGACTACATCTCGGACGCGCTGGCCGCGCAGGTGGGCGGCATCGGCATCGCGCCCGGTGCCAACATCAACTACCAGACCGGCCACGCGATCTTCGAGGCCACGCACGGCACCGCGCCCAAGTACGCCGGGAAGGACGTGATCAACCCCTCGTCGGTGATCCTCTCCGGCGAGATGATGCTGCGTTACATGGGCTGGGTCGAGGCCGCCGACCTGATCCTGAAGGGCCTGGAACAGACCATCGGGCAGAAGTACGTGACCTACGACTTCGCCCGCAACATGGAAGGTGCTACCGAGGTGAAGACCAGCCAGTTCGCGGACAAGATCATCGAGAACATGCGCCAGGCGTAA
- a CDS encoding DinB family protein, with protein sequence MTSTEPHTEDPSRWYRIEPDARSTPHVGALVDMLNYARMTTLHAVQGLSVEELDARPPGFRNSIGMLLAHIAAVDRVYHWLSFEGRDPFTESIPEFDPYRSGLTMGAEGGEAVRGRPLEWYLAELEASRGHTLATLAQKDDAWLASRLTVPGFDYPNHHWAWFHVMEDEVSHRGQMRLIRNIVAPRQAAEQAT encoded by the coding sequence ATGACCTCCACCGAACCGCACACCGAAGATCCGTCGCGCTGGTACCGCATCGAGCCGGACGCACGCTCCACGCCGCACGTCGGAGCGCTGGTGGACATGCTGAACTATGCGCGCATGACCACCCTGCACGCGGTCCAGGGGCTGAGCGTGGAGGAGCTGGACGCCCGGCCGCCGGGCTTTCGGAACTCCATCGGGATGCTGCTGGCCCACATCGCGGCGGTGGACCGGGTCTACCACTGGCTCTCCTTCGAGGGCCGCGATCCCTTTACCGAGAGCATCCCGGAGTTTGACCCATACCGCTCCGGCCTCACGATGGGTGCGGAGGGCGGCGAGGCCGTGCGGGGCCGCCCGCTGGAGTGGTACCTGGCCGAGCTGGAGGCGTCGCGCGGGCATACGCTCGCCACCCTCGCGCAGAAGGATGATGCCTGGCTGGCCTCGCGCCTGACCGTGCCCGGCTTCGACTATCCCAACCACCACTGGGCCTGGTTCCACGTGATGGAGGACGAGGTCAGCCACCGGGGGCAGATGCGCCTGATTCGCAACATCGTCGCGCCGAGGCAGGCGGCGGAGCAGGCCACTTGA
- a CDS encoding alpha/beta hydrolase family protein, translating to MTNERSFNPADPHATPLYQGTPYLIERRVLAGVPCLIERPPEMTDVQNVCLVYHGAWAAKEGKLGVYSALTARGWAVVIPDAALHGERTGDTPPGLNAREYMWESVRRTVAEAPALLDALAETFGPLPVSITGSSMGGYVTQTLARTERRVGRAAALITSGVWEEPEVRKPELRAFLEANRPVTHAEGTPPTPLLLASGDRDPAFPLAANHVPTAAAYREAYARAGCPENFREVVFPGVGHYTSRGMRDAVLQFFLQD from the coding sequence ATGACGAACGAGCGGAGCTTCAACCCGGCGGACCCCCACGCCACCCCGCTGTATCAGGGCACGCCGTACCTGATCGAGCGGCGCGTGCTGGCGGGCGTGCCGTGCCTGATAGAGAGGCCCCCGGAGATGACGGACGTGCAGAACGTCTGCCTCGTGTATCACGGCGCCTGGGCGGCCAAAGAGGGGAAACTGGGCGTGTACTCCGCCCTGACCGCGCGGGGCTGGGCCGTCGTCATCCCCGACGCGGCGCTGCACGGCGAGCGGACAGGCGACACACCGCCTGGCCTGAATGCCCGCGAGTACATGTGGGAAAGCGTGCGGCGCACGGTCGCGGAGGCTCCGGCCTTGCTGGACGCGCTGGCGGAGACGTTCGGCCCATTGCCCGTTTCCATCACCGGGTCCAGTATGGGCGGGTACGTGACGCAGACGCTGGCCCGCACCGAGCGGCGGGTGGGGCGGGCGGCGGCGCTGATCACCTCCGGCGTGTGGGAGGAACCGGAAGTGAGGAAACCGGAACTGCGCGCCTTTCTGGAGGCGAACCGGCCCGTCACGCACGCGGAGGGCACGCCGCCCACGCCCCTGCTGCTGGCGAGCGGGGACCGTGACCCGGCGTTTCCCCTCGCCGCGAATCACGTTCCGACCGCCGCCGCTTACCGTGAGGCATACGCGCGGGCCGGATGCCCGGAGAACTTCCGGGAGGTGGTGTTTCCCGGTGTGGGGCACTACACCAGCCGGGGAATGCGGGACGCGGTCCTCCAGTTCTTTTTGCAAGACTGA
- a CDS encoding ROK family protein yields MILADDGMTSPLLALDIGGTSMRAALVEEGRVVERRETRTPKPSTPQAVLTAALGLAAPLAPRVAAVGVACAGAVARGHVTATATHTFPGWTDIPLEQRLAEGLGLPCSVLNDARAAAWGEFRAGAGRGTSEFMFITVSTGVGAGLVLGERLHLAANGLDAELGFVSVPALWHGGAEVPPLGLLGPLEFETSGTALGERARTRGLADAKALCDAAEAGQAAAEAEYTRSASLIAWKIADVAALLGVTRVALGGSVGLREGYLARVRASLGRFPERYRPQVVHAELGADAGLIGAALWAGRATSGT; encoded by the coding sequence ATGATCCTGGCTGATGACGGCATGACTTCTCCCCTCCTCGCCCTCGACATCGGCGGCACGTCCATGCGGGCGGCGCTGGTGGAGGAGGGGCGCGTGGTGGAACGGCGCGAGACGCGCACACCCAAACCCTCGACCCCGCAGGCCGTGCTGACGGCGGCGCTTGGTCTTGCCGCTCCGCTGGCTCCCCGCGTGGCCGCCGTCGGCGTGGCCTGCGCGGGCGCAGTGGCGCGGGGGCACGTGACCGCGACGGCCACCCATACCTTTCCCGGCTGGACCGATATTCCGCTGGAACAGCGTCTCGCGGAGGGGCTGGGCCTGCCCTGCTCGGTGCTGAACGACGCGCGGGCCGCCGCCTGGGGCGAGTTCAGGGCGGGAGCGGGACGCGGCACCTCCGAATTCATGTTCATTACGGTCAGTACCGGTGTGGGCGCGGGACTGGTGCTGGGCGAGAGGCTGCACCTCGCGGCGAACGGGCTGGATGCCGAACTGGGATTCGTGAGCGTGCCCGCCCTGTGGCACGGGGGGGCGGAGGTGCCGCCGCTCGGCCTGCTGGGGCCGCTGGAATTCGAGACGAGCGGCACGGCGCTGGGCGAGCGGGCACGGACGCGGGGCCTCGCTGACGCGAAAGCTCTCTGCGACGCGGCGGAGGCCGGACAGGCGGCAGCAGAAGCCGAATACACCCGTTCGGCCTCGCTGATCGCCTGGAAGATCGCAGACGTGGCCGCCCTGCTGGGCGTGACGCGGGTGGCGCTGGGCGGCAGCGTGGGTCTGCGTGAGGGTTACCTGGCGCGGGTACGGGCGTCCCTCGGACGCTTCCCCGAACGCTACCGGCCCCAGGTCGTTCACGCGGAACTGGGGGCGGATGCGGGCCTGATCGGGGCGGCGCTGTGGGCGGGCCGGGCGACTTCCGGCACTTGA
- a CDS encoding FAD-dependent oxidoreductase has translation MNLPYQTEPRTWDVIVAGGGTAGAIAGIAAARAGVRVLVVEALGSLGGTGTNAWVTPLMRNVSGGQNLNRGLTDELKVRLHARGDGATDANGNDNWFNPEGLKMVLEQMLLEAGGEVLYHTHVVAPILSPQATSDKPQAVTALVLHNKGGLQAFRAGVLIDATGDADVVMRAGAPFHAGDEDGVHQAMSLRFTLAGVDTARLCAFLGRHGQPQASPDFLHFWMVWGRKSSLEPLFREAVAAGVLEERDGDYFQGFSVPGRPGEISFNCPRIRADLNDGSDPWHLSAAQTDGRAAIDRLTAFCRASLPGCETAYIGTVAMMVGVRETRRIVGEYTLTLEDILDCRRFPDSICRNHYPVDIHSVKGGARLLHERDGAAPYFAPDAYHDLPYRAPVPVGLRNVLVPGRAASSTFEAQSAIRVQQNCHTMGEAAGIAAAWAARDHGGEVRAVDIPALQTEMRRLGGNV, from the coding sequence GTGAATCTCCCCTACCAGACCGAACCCCGCACCTGGGACGTGATCGTGGCCGGGGGCGGCACTGCCGGGGCCATCGCGGGCATCGCGGCGGCGCGAGCGGGGGTGCGGGTGCTCGTCGTGGAGGCGCTGGGGAGCCTGGGTGGGACCGGCACGAACGCCTGGGTCACGCCGCTAATGCGGAACGTGTCAGGCGGGCAGAACCTGAACCGGGGGCTGACGGACGAACTGAAGGTGCGGCTGCACGCACGGGGCGACGGGGCCACCGACGCGAACGGCAACGACAACTGGTTCAACCCCGAAGGGCTGAAGATGGTGCTGGAGCAGATGTTGCTGGAAGCGGGCGGCGAGGTGCTGTACCACACACACGTGGTCGCGCCCATCCTTTCCCCACAGGCCACAAGCGACAAGCCGCAAGCCGTCACCGCACTCGTCCTGCACAACAAGGGCGGCCTGCAAGCCTTCCGCGCGGGCGTCTTGATCGACGCGACGGGAGATGCGGATGTGGTGATGCGGGCCGGGGCTCCCTTCCACGCGGGCGACGAGGACGGCGTGCACCAGGCGATGAGCCTGCGCTTCACGTTGGCGGGGGTGGATACCGCGCGGCTCTGCGCCTTTCTTGGCAGACACGGGCAGCCCCAGGCCTCGCCCGACTTCCTGCACTTCTGGATGGTGTGGGGGCGGAAGTCCAGCCTGGAGCCGCTCTTTCGGGAAGCGGTGGCGGCGGGCGTGCTGGAGGAGCGGGACGGAGATTACTTCCAGGGCTTCAGCGTGCCGGGGCGGCCCGGCGAGATCAGCTTCAACTGCCCGCGCATCCGGGCGGACCTGAACGACGGCTCCGATCCCTGGCACCTCTCGGCGGCGCAGACGGACGGGCGGGCGGCCATCGACCGGCTGACGGCCTTCTGCCGCGCGTCCCTGCCGGGCTGCGAAACCGCGTACATCGGCACCGTCGCCATGATGGTGGGGGTGCGCGAGACGCGGCGGATCGTGGGGGAGTACACGCTGACGCTGGAGGACATTCTCGATTGCCGCCGCTTTCCGGACAGCATCTGCCGGAACCACTATCCGGTGGACATTCACAGCGTCAAGGGTGGGGCACGGCTGCTGCACGAGCGGGACGGCGCGGCGCCCTACTTTGCCCCCGACGCCTATCACGACCTGCCGTACCGGGCGCCGGTGCCGGTGGGCCTGCGCAACGTGCTGGTGCCAGGGCGGGCGGCCAGCAGCACCTTCGAGGCGCAATCGGCCATCCGCGTGCAGCAGAACTGTCACACGATGGGCGAGGCGGCGGGGATCGCGGCGGCGTGGGCGGCGCGGGACCACGGCGGGGAGGTGCGGGCAGTGGATATTCCGGCCCTCCAGACGGAGATGCGGCGGCTGGGCGGGAATGTGTAA
- a CDS encoding histidine phosphatase family protein, whose protein sequence is MSGSDLLLVRHAKAEGQAPEAPLTAEGKAQAARLAEALAGLGITRIVSSPWKRAVETARPLAERLGLEVETDVRLTERVLSGLDLPDWMTHLQASFRDPDLTLPGGESGTQAQARALAALADARDLKGVTVIVTHGNLLALALGLDYAGWAGLRNPDVWRLDTGGHAERVEVGR, encoded by the coding sequence TTGAGCGGAAGCGATCTCCTGCTGGTCCGCCACGCGAAAGCGGAGGGGCAAGCCCCTGAGGCACCCCTCACGGCCGAAGGGAAAGCCCAGGCGGCCCGGCTGGCGGAAGCTCTGGCCGGGTTGGGCATCACCCGCATCGTGAGCAGCCCCTGGAAGCGGGCGGTGGAGACAGCGCGGCCTCTGGCCGAGAGGCTGGGGCTGGAGGTGGAGACGGACGTGCGCCTGACCGAGCGGGTGCTGAGCGGTCTGGACCTGCCGGATTGGATGACGCACTTGCAGGCCAGCTTCAGGGACCCGGACCTCACGCTGCCGGGCGGTGAGTCCGGTACACAGGCACAAGCCCGCGCCCTCGCCGCCCTGGCTGATGCAAGGGACCTGAAAGGGGTGACGGTCATCGTGACCCACGGCAACCTGCTGGCGCTCGCGCTGGGGCTGGACTACGCGGGCTGGGCGGGGCTGCGGAATCCGGACGTGTGGCGGCTGGACACGGGGGGGCACGCGGAACGAGTGGAGGTGGGGAGATGA
- a CDS encoding carbohydrate ABC transporter permease — protein MTTTPRRESRRAQHARGGTGARVTVRNTLIAYAFMLPFLVLLVLYHTWPVFFGTYLAFTKYNIISPPEWVGLENFRTLAADSQFWSGLKNSLKYILVVPVIQILAIGVALLVNRPLKGIGFFRTAYYVPVVTSFAVVGLIWTWMYQQDGPVDAVLGFLGLHRGGSLLNNPFTALYAVMFVTLWKGIGYYMVLYLAGLQAIGRELEEAAVIDGATRWQVFLNVTLPGLRPTILVCSLLSTISAIKVFEEIYVMTQGGPAGSTYTALFYTYSRAFVDFQYGLAAAAGLIIAVISILFGLLNFKLTRGGKADA, from the coding sequence ATGACCACCACCCCACGGCGTGAGTCGCGCCGGGCGCAGCACGCGCGGGGCGGAACGGGGGCGCGCGTGACCGTGCGAAATACCCTGATCGCCTACGCCTTCATGCTGCCCTTCCTCGTCCTGCTCGTCCTGTATCACACCTGGCCGGTCTTTTTCGGCACCTACCTGGCCTTTACCAAGTACAACATCATCAGCCCGCCCGAATGGGTGGGGCTGGAGAACTTCCGCACGCTCGCCGCCGACAGCCAGTTCTGGTCGGGGCTGAAAAACAGCCTGAAGTACATCCTGGTCGTGCCGGTGATTCAGATTCTCGCCATCGGGGTCGCCCTGCTGGTGAACCGGCCGCTGAAGGGCATCGGCTTTTTCCGCACCGCCTATTACGTGCCGGTGGTGACCAGCTTCGCGGTCGTCGGCCTGATCTGGACATGGATGTACCAGCAGGACGGGCCGGTGGACGCGGTGCTGGGATTCCTGGGGCTGCACCGGGGCGGCAGCCTGCTGAACAACCCCTTCACGGCCCTCTACGCCGTGATGTTCGTGACGCTGTGGAAGGGCATCGGGTATTACATGGTGCTGTATCTGGCGGGCTTGCAGGCAATTGGCAGGGAACTGGAGGAGGCCGCCGTGATCGACGGCGCGACCCGCTGGCAGGTCTTTCTGAACGTGACGCTGCCGGGCCTGCGCCCGACCATTCTGGTGTGCAGCCTGCTCTCGACCATCAGCGCGATCAAGGTGTTCGAGGAGATTTACGTGATGACGCAGGGCGGCCCCGCCGGAAGTACCTACACGGCCCTTTTCTACACGTACTCGCGGGCCTTTGTGGACTTCCAGTACGGGCTGGCGGCGGCGGCCGGGCTCATCATCGCCGTGATCAGCATTCTGTTCGGGCTGCTGAACTTCAAACTGACGCGGGGGGGGAAGGCGGATGCTTGA
- a CDS encoding DUF4127 family protein has product MTRLLLIPPDTRPPTLDHPAQLAHMTGAEVRVPPPAALPDFFTPGDTGTLRTWLLDQAREADVLVVCLETLTLGGMIPARRVSDALEDVLERLAVLREVRALNPGLRVYAFGVIVRVAHDNDPHEEKPYYGEWGRELRAYSTAFDRHTRHGEGERAALDAARAALPPDILADWVGTRERNRALHLAALDLLQGGTLTHLCLTLDDTTPYGLAAYDRRMLEARADELGVWERLDVYPGADEVPCALIARALRPEPVRVWVRYSGLLGAGADLIYEDRPAGELVRAHLRAAGCRMADTPDEADFVLAVNTPGTRQASFQPDFATVDTPHRNLPAFVDLVRDDLAAGRAVTLADIAYPNGAERRLWTLLQALPLADLTGYAAWNTAGNTLGSAVAFGKLAPLVRDRAAQAEALFARMVDDALYQAFTRAEVRARLENPSPFDLGGQRAEAEAQLRETITPRIRALWERHFAQTGLTLEVGEARLAWPRLFTGVFPLTVRGSPQSGTPTGEQAGKLNG; this is encoded by the coding sequence GTGACCCGCCTGCTGCTGATTCCGCCCGATACCCGGCCGCCCACGCTGGACCACCCCGCGCAACTCGCCCACATGACCGGCGCGGAGGTGCGGGTGCCGCCACCCGCTGCGTTGCCGGACTTCTTCACTCCCGGCGATACCGGGACGCTGCGAACCTGGCTGCTGGACCAGGCGCGGGAGGCGGACGTGCTGGTCGTCTGTCTGGAAACGCTCACCCTGGGGGGCATGATTCCGGCGCGGCGGGTGTCGGATGCGCTGGAGGACGTGTTGGAGCGGCTCGCCGTGCTGCGGGAGGTGCGGGCGCTGAATCCGGGGCTGCGCGTGTATGCCTTCGGGGTGATCGTGCGGGTGGCGCACGACAACGACCCGCACGAGGAAAAGCCCTATTACGGCGAATGGGGGCGCGAACTGCGGGCGTACAGCACGGCCTTCGACCGCCACACTCGGCACGGGGAAGGCGAGCGGGCAGCCCTGGACGCGGCCCGCGCTGCCCTGCCCCCGGACATCCTGGCCGACTGGGTGGGTACCCGCGAGCGCAACCGCGCGCTGCACCTCGCCGCGCTGGACCTGCTGCAAGGCGGCACGCTGACGCACCTGTGCCTCACGCTGGACGACACCACGCCCTACGGCCTGGCCGCCTACGACCGGCGGATGCTGGAGGCCCGCGCCGACGAACTGGGCGTGTGGGAGCGGCTGGACGTGTACCCCGGCGCCGACGAGGTGCCGTGCGCGCTGATCGCCCGGGCGCTGAGGCCGGAGCCGGTGCGGGTCTGGGTGCGCTACAGCGGTCTGCTGGGTGCGGGGGCCGACCTGATCTACGAGGACCGCCCGGCGGGGGAACTGGTGCGGGCCCACCTGCGCGCGGCGGGGTGCCGGATGGCGGACACGCCGGACGAGGCGGACTTCGTGCTGGCGGTGAACACGCCGGGGACGCGGCAGGCCAGCTTTCAGCCGGACTTTGCCACGGTGGACACGCCGCACCGGAACCTCCCCGCCTTCGTGGACCTCGTGCGGGATGACCTGGCGGCGGGGCGGGCCGTGACTCTCGCGGACATCGCCTATCCGAACGGGGCAGAGAGGCGGCTGTGGACGCTGCTGCAAGCACTGCCGCTGGCGGACCTCACCGGATATGCCGCCTGGAACACGGCGGGGAACACGCTGGGGTCGGCGGTCGCGTTCGGCAAGCTCGCGCCGCTGGTGAGGGATCGCGCGGCCCAGGCCGAGGCCCTGTTCGCCCGGATGGTGGACGACGCGCTGTACCAGGCATTCACGCGGGCCGAAGTGCGCGCCCGGCTGGAGAATCCCAGCCCCTTTGACCTGGGGGGGCAACGGGCGGAGGCGGAGGCGCAGTTGCGCGAAACCATCACGCCGCGTATCCGGGCGCTGTGGGAGCGGCACTTCGCGCAGACCGGGCTGACGCTGGAGGTCGGGGAGGCGCGTCTGGCGTGGCCCCGGCTGTTCACCGGGGTGTTTCCACTGACGGTGCGGGGCTCCCCCCAAAGTGGGACGCCCACGGGGGAGCAGGCGGGCAAACTCAACGGGTGA
- a CDS encoding carbohydrate ABC transporter permease, with protein MLERATSGQPSAINRAAADLKARKRRKDRVANLAAYAVLIVIALIMLYPFYWTLITSLEPTGNIYQAKLLPSGVSLKNYVEVLTGTTVPFWRLILNSLIICTAGVTLTVTLAALAAYPLAKMRFPGRDLIFYAILVLMVLPNEAGLIVNYITTIKLGLLQQTNPVIDAIRQYAAVVLPSIASIVGLFLLRQAYLGVPVELIEAARIDGAKELTIWRRIMLPLALPTIVAFGILEFVAYWNSFLWARIMLPDKNLMPLSAGLLELSGTFSTNSRAVMAGAVITVLPILVIFAFGQRYFMKGIEGAVKG; from the coding sequence ATGCTTGAGAGAGCGACCAGCGGTCAACCGTCAGCGATCAACCGGGCCGCCGCCGATCTCAAGGCGCGGAAGCGGCGCAAGGACCGGGTGGCGAATCTCGCGGCCTACGCCGTGCTGATCGTCATTGCCCTGATCATGCTCTACCCGTTCTACTGGACCCTCATCACCAGTCTGGAACCGACCGGGAACATCTACCAGGCGAAGCTGCTGCCGAGCGGCGTCAGCCTGAAGAATTACGTGGAGGTGCTGACGGGGACGACCGTCCCATTCTGGCGGCTGATCCTGAACAGCCTCATCATCTGCACGGCGGGCGTGACCCTGACCGTCACGCTGGCGGCGCTGGCGGCGTATCCGCTCGCCAAGATGCGTTTTCCGGGGCGCGACCTGATCTTCTACGCCATCCTGGTGCTGATGGTGCTGCCCAACGAGGCGGGGTTGATCGTCAACTACATCACGACCATCAAGCTGGGGCTGCTGCAACAGACGAATCCGGTCATCGACGCGATTCGGCAGTACGCGGCGGTGGTGCTGCCGAGCATCGCCAGCATCGTGGGGCTGTTCCTGCTGCGTCAGGCATACCTGGGGGTACCGGTCGAGCTGATCGAGGCGGCGCGCATCGACGGGGCGAAGGAGCTGACTATCTGGCGGCGGATCATGCTGCCGCTGGCGCTGCCAACCATCGTGGCCTTCGGCATTCTGGAGTTCGTGGCGTACTGGAACAGCTTCCTGTGGGCGCGGATCATGCTGCCGGACAAGAACCTGATGCCGCTCTCGGCGGGCCTGCTGGAACTGTCAGGCACCTTCAGCACCAACTCGCGCGCGGTGATGGCGGGGGCGGTGATCACGGTCCTGCCCATCCTGGTGATCTTCGCTTTCGGGCAGCGGTACTTCATGAAGGGGATCGAGGGGGCGGTAAAGGGGTGA